The Streptomyces cynarae genome contains a region encoding:
- a CDS encoding ArsR/SmtB family transcription factor produces the protein MGHGAAPTSSNVPRTRLDAANAAKVATTLQALATPSRLLILARLREGPLPATELAAEVGMEQSACSHQLRLLRNLGLVTGTRKGRSVVYALYDNHVAELLDQALYHVEHLRLGMSDTALPAQEPERETAAAPSN, from the coding sequence ATGGGTCACGGAGCCGCACCGACTTCCAGCAACGTCCCGCGCACACGCCTGGACGCGGCCAATGCCGCCAAGGTGGCCACCACCCTGCAGGCCCTGGCCACCCCTTCACGCCTGCTCATCCTCGCCCGCCTGCGTGAAGGCCCCCTGCCGGCGACCGAACTGGCCGCCGAGGTCGGCATGGAGCAGTCCGCCTGCTCCCACCAACTGCGGCTCCTGCGCAACCTCGGCCTGGTCACCGGCACCCGCAAGGGCCGCTCAGTCGTCTACGCCCTCTACGACAACCACGTCGCCGAACTCCTCGACCAGGCCCTCTACCACGTCGAGCACCTCCGCCTCGGCATGAGCGACACCGCGCTCCCCGCCCAGGAGCCCGAGCGTGAGACCGCCGCCGCCCCGAGCAACTAA
- a CDS encoding heavy metal translocating P-type ATPase produces the protein MSSTLTRPAPAEAAREPVAPRRKTRIFALPEARWAAAALVLFLVALPLYLAGAPAWAWGPLFALTYATGGWEPGWAGLQALREKTLDVDLLMVVAALGAAAIGQVLDGALLIVIFATSGALEAVATARTADSVRGLLDLAPATAARLADDGTEETVPTERLGVGDVILVRPGERIGADGRVLDGASEVDQATITGEPLPVAKQAGDEVFAGTLNGTGALRVKVERDPSDSVIARIVAMVEEASETKAPTQLFIEKVEQRYSLGMVAATLALFVLPLVFGADLQSTLLRAMTFMIVASPCAVVLATMPPLLSAIANAGRHGVLVKSAVVMERLGQVDAVALDKTGTLTEGTPRVTDIRPLAASGLSEGELLRLAAAAEHPSEHPLARAIVDAARLRSLGIPLVEDFVSTPGAGVSARVEGRTVAVGSPARLLDNPTGRPSIAMAAGLEEEGRTAVLVTLDGTPVGVLGIADRLREEAATTVAALGELAGSAPVLVTGDNPCAAARLASEVGITDVRAGLLPQDKVSVVQEMEQAGRKVLVVGDGVNDAPALASAHTGIAMGRAGSDLALETADAVVVRDELATIPAVVRLSRQARRLVVQNLVIAAAFINSLAIWDLAGTLPLPMGVAGHEGSTVIVGLNGLRLLADSAWRRAHAGTGR, from the coding sequence ATGTCTTCCACTCTCACCCGCCCGGCTCCGGCGGAGGCCGCTCGCGAGCCGGTGGCGCCCAGGCGCAAAACGCGGATCTTCGCGCTGCCCGAGGCCCGCTGGGCGGCCGCGGCGCTGGTGCTGTTCCTGGTTGCGCTGCCGCTGTATCTGGCCGGCGCGCCGGCCTGGGCGTGGGGTCCGTTGTTCGCTCTCACCTATGCGACCGGCGGGTGGGAGCCGGGCTGGGCCGGGCTTCAGGCGCTGCGGGAGAAGACCCTGGATGTGGACCTGCTGATGGTGGTCGCGGCGCTTGGGGCGGCGGCGATCGGGCAGGTGCTGGACGGTGCGCTGCTGATCGTCATCTTCGCCACCTCCGGCGCTCTGGAGGCGGTCGCCACCGCCCGCACCGCTGACTCGGTGCGCGGCCTGCTCGACCTCGCCCCGGCGACCGCGGCCCGGCTTGCGGATGACGGCACCGAGGAGACGGTGCCGACCGAGCGGCTCGGCGTGGGCGACGTCATCCTGGTGCGGCCCGGTGAGCGGATCGGCGCCGATGGCCGTGTGCTGGACGGGGCCAGTGAGGTCGATCAGGCCACCATCACCGGCGAACCGCTGCCCGTGGCCAAGCAGGCGGGCGACGAGGTCTTCGCCGGCACGCTGAACGGCACCGGCGCCTTGCGGGTGAAGGTCGAGCGCGACCCGTCGGACTCGGTGATCGCCCGGATCGTGGCCATGGTCGAGGAAGCCTCCGAGACCAAGGCCCCCACTCAGCTGTTCATCGAGAAAGTCGAGCAGCGCTACAGCCTCGGCATGGTCGCCGCCACCCTCGCCTTGTTCGTCCTGCCGCTCGTCTTCGGGGCCGATCTGCAGTCCACGTTGCTGCGCGCCATGACCTTCATGATCGTTGCCTCGCCGTGTGCGGTGGTGCTGGCCACGATGCCGCCGCTGCTGTCGGCGATCGCCAACGCCGGGCGCCACGGCGTGCTGGTCAAGTCCGCCGTGGTGATGGAACGCCTCGGGCAGGTGGACGCGGTCGCCCTGGACAAGACCGGCACGCTGACGGAGGGCACCCCGCGCGTGACCGACATCCGCCCGCTGGCCGCTTCCGGCCTGTCCGAAGGCGAGCTGCTACGGCTCGCCGCGGCGGCCGAGCATCCCAGCGAGCATCCACTGGCCCGCGCCATCGTGGACGCCGCCCGCCTCCGCAGCCTCGGCATCCCGCTGGTGGAAGACTTCGTCTCCACCCCTGGCGCCGGGGTCAGCGCGAGGGTGGAGGGCCGTACCGTCGCGGTCGGCAGCCCCGCCCGCCTCCTGGACAACCCCACCGGCCGCCCCTCCATCGCCATGGCCGCGGGCCTGGAAGAAGAAGGCCGCACCGCCGTGCTGGTCACCCTCGACGGCACGCCGGTGGGGGTGCTGGGCATCGCCGACCGGCTCCGCGAGGAGGCCGCCACGACCGTCGCGGCCCTGGGCGAGCTGGCGGGCAGCGCTCCGGTGCTCGTCACGGGCGACAACCCTTGTGCGGCGGCCCGGCTCGCCAGCGAGGTGGGCATCACCGACGTCCGAGCGGGTCTCCTCCCGCAGGACAAGGTGAGTGTGGTGCAGGAAATGGAGCAGGCGGGCCGGAAGGTGCTGGTGGTCGGTGACGGCGTCAACGACGCCCCCGCCCTGGCTTCCGCCCACACCGGCATCGCCATGGGCCGCGCCGGATCCGACCTCGCCCTGGAGACCGCCGACGCGGTCGTGGTGCGAGACGAGCTGGCCACCATCCCCGCCGTCGTCCGCCTCTCCCGCCAGGCGCGCCGCCTGGTCGTACAAAACCTGGTCATCGCCGCGGCGTTCATCAACAGCCTGGCCATCTGGGACCTGGCCGGCACCCTGCCCCTGCCAATGGGTGTCGCAGGCCACGAAGGGTCCACCGTCATCGTCGGCCTCAACGGCCTGCGCCTGCTCGCCGACAGCGCCTGGCGCCGCGCCCACGCCGGGACCGGCCGGTGA
- a CDS encoding (2Fe-2S) ferredoxin domain-containing protein, with amino-acid sequence MSRRARKAAPTTAGADRCTVTVCRGCCCGTPKIPNVDHAAQLAGLRRALEDTAQVRVTDCLDACEQANVIVVQPSAAGRVAGGRPVWLGLVNDLDATDDIATWVRSGGPGLADPPGVLDLYAFTPSRRIRQAVES; translated from the coding sequence GTGAGCCGCCGCGCCCGCAAGGCTGCCCCCACCACGGCAGGGGCAGACCGATGCACCGTCACCGTCTGCCGCGGCTGCTGCTGCGGCACCCCCAAGATCCCCAATGTCGACCACGCTGCCCAACTGGCCGGGCTACGCCGCGCGCTGGAGGACACCGCTCAGGTGCGGGTGACCGACTGCCTGGACGCCTGCGAGCAGGCCAACGTCATCGTCGTCCAGCCCTCCGCCGCCGGACGTGTGGCCGGCGGACGCCCGGTATGGCTGGGCCTGGTCAACGACCTCGACGCCACCGACGACATCGCCACCTGGGTGCGCTCCGGCGGTCCCGGGCTCGCCGACCCGCCAGGCGTGCTCGACCTGTACGCGTTCACTCCCTCCCGCCGCATCCGCCAAGCCGTCGAGAGCTGA
- a CDS encoding MFS transporter, translating into MPTTTPDSSRIPGRVRLWPLYAAGFTTAFGAHSVAANLGRFTTGHHDSLLVLGGLLALYDGAEVLLKPVFGTLADRVGARPVLLGGLIAFAAASALFAVADHTAWLWAARLGQGAAASAFSPAASALVARLNPAAKRGRAFGSYGFFKSIGYTAGPLLGSLLVAVGGLPLLFTAMAALAAAVAVWAALAVPSAPPLPKERQTVIDLARRLGQGSFLWPTAALAAATAALAAGVGFLPVAGAAAHLGPVATGAVVSLLAASAALIQPRAGAALDHGRITTTAGIRAGLAITAAGLAVAALPGLVGLLLAAVLIGAGTGLITPLGFAALAEASPAERLGQTMGAAELGRELGDAGGPVLVAAVAAASTLSGGLAALAVLTAAALFTPRPAAGSPTIDREQGDQAQSAER; encoded by the coding sequence GTGCCGACCACTACCCCCGACTCCAGCCGCATTCCGGGCCGGGTCCGGCTGTGGCCCCTGTACGCCGCGGGGTTCACCACCGCATTCGGCGCCCACAGCGTCGCCGCCAACCTGGGCCGCTTCACCACCGGCCACCATGACTCCCTGCTCGTCCTCGGCGGCCTGCTCGCCCTCTACGACGGCGCGGAGGTCCTGCTGAAACCCGTCTTCGGCACCCTGGCCGACCGGGTCGGCGCCCGCCCCGTCCTCCTGGGCGGGCTGATCGCCTTCGCCGCGGCTTCCGCGTTGTTCGCCGTGGCCGATCACACCGCATGGCTGTGGGCGGCCCGCCTCGGCCAAGGAGCGGCCGCGTCCGCCTTCTCCCCGGCCGCCAGTGCGCTGGTCGCCCGCCTCAATCCGGCCGCCAAGCGCGGCCGGGCCTTTGGTTCCTACGGCTTCTTCAAGAGCATCGGCTACACCGCCGGCCCCCTCCTCGGCAGCCTCCTGGTCGCTGTCGGCGGCCTGCCGCTGCTGTTCACCGCCATGGCCGCCCTCGCCGCCGCAGTCGCCGTCTGGGCAGCCCTCGCCGTACCTTCCGCCCCGCCGCTGCCCAAGGAAAGGCAGACCGTCATCGACCTCGCCAGGCGGCTCGGCCAGGGCAGCTTCCTGTGGCCGACGGCTGCTCTGGCGGCGGCCACCGCGGCACTCGCTGCTGGTGTCGGCTTCCTGCCCGTCGCCGGCGCCGCTGCGCACCTTGGGCCCGTCGCCACGGGTGCGGTCGTGTCCCTGCTCGCGGCGAGCGCTGCCCTCATCCAGCCTCGCGCCGGGGCCGCCCTCGACCACGGGCGCATCACCACCACCGCGGGGATCCGCGCCGGACTCGCGATCACCGCGGCAGGCCTCGCCGTGGCGGCACTGCCCGGTCTGGTCGGCCTTCTGCTCGCCGCTGTACTGATCGGAGCGGGAACCGGATTGATCACCCCGCTCGGCTTCGCGGCTCTGGCGGAAGCCAGCCCGGCCGAGCGGCTCGGCCAGACGATGGGCGCCGCAGAACTCGGCCGTGAACTCGGCGACGCAGGCGGACCCGTCCTCGTCGCCGCGGTCGCCGCGGCCAGCACGCTCAGCGGCGGCCTCGCCGCCCTCGCCGTCCTGACCGCCGCTGCGCTCTTCACCCCCCGTCCTGCCGCGGGCAGCCCGACGATTGACCGAGAGCAGGGTGATCAGGCGCAATCCGCTGAACGATGA
- a CDS encoding M56 family metallopeptidase: MVWHLLVYLPLLFPVPAAWAAGPLAERLEPRFATWLLTASALALAALSCAALGVLLVAGVVRLPLTALAGDWSVSTVRAGDPVSTVEAVVAGLVLAVALSAGMRMLWRRMRALAGAVFEAACLPGADRVVVMADAAPDAYAIPGLPGRIVVSTGMLEALDDGDREAMLAHESAHLACHHYAFVAVAQLAATCNPLLRPVASAVAYTIERWADERAATACGDRRQVARAIGKAALATTRRPARKGLSGAVLGLLGRRRNPLKAAGPVPRRVAALLAEPRVYSLPLNLPLLPLAGAAAIVGSSAVCAFAAAHDLHLLLKVAGAG; the protein is encoded by the coding sequence ATGGTGTGGCACCTGCTGGTGTACCTGCCGCTGTTGTTTCCGGTTCCGGCTGCGTGGGCTGCCGGGCCGTTGGCCGAGCGGTTGGAGCCGCGGTTTGCGACGTGGCTGCTGACCGCGAGCGCGCTGGCCCTGGCGGCCTTGAGCTGTGCCGCGTTGGGTGTGTTGCTCGTGGCGGGTGTGGTGCGGCTGCCGTTGACCGCTCTGGCGGGTGACTGGTCGGTGAGCACCGTGCGCGCCGGCGATCCGGTTTCCACCGTGGAGGCGGTCGTGGCCGGCTTGGTGCTTGCCGTCGCACTGTCGGCGGGGATGCGGATGTTGTGGCGGCGGATGCGGGCGCTGGCGGGTGCCGTGTTCGAGGCCGCCTGCCTGCCGGGAGCAGACCGAGTCGTGGTCATGGCCGACGCCGCACCGGACGCCTACGCGATCCCCGGGCTTCCCGGCCGCATCGTGGTCTCCACCGGCATGCTCGAGGCTCTGGACGACGGGGACCGCGAGGCCATGCTCGCCCACGAGAGCGCCCATCTGGCGTGTCACCACTACGCGTTCGTCGCGGTCGCTCAGCTGGCCGCCACCTGCAACCCGCTGCTGAGGCCGGTGGCCTCCGCCGTCGCCTACACCATCGAGCGCTGGGCGGACGAGCGTGCGGCGACCGCGTGCGGGGACCGTCGTCAGGTCGCCCGCGCCATCGGCAAGGCCGCCCTGGCCACTACGCGCCGCCCAGCCCGCAAGGGCCTGTCCGGCGCGGTGCTCGGCCTGCTGGGCCGCCGCCGCAACCCACTCAAGGCCGCGGGGCCGGTTCCCCGCCGCGTTGCCGCACTGCTTGCCGAACCCCGGGTGTACTCGCTGCCGCTGAACCTTCCGCTCCTGCCGCTGGCCGGGGCGGCGGCCATAGTCGGCTCCAGTGCCGTGTGCGCCTTTGCCGCCGCCCACGACCTGCACCTGCTGCTCAAAGTCGCAGGAGCCGGCTGA
- a CDS encoding BlaI/MecI/CopY family transcriptional regulator, with protein MNSGPAPADRRPGGALEAEVLALLQSSPQPLTPGEVLERLDNGLAYSTVVTVLSRMFDKGLLTRSKQGRAYAYAPVTDTHGLTARRMRQVLESDSDRQAVLTRFVEELPSSDEQLLRQLLGELGEG; from the coding sequence ATGAACAGCGGACCCGCTCCGGCGGACCGCAGACCGGGTGGCGCGCTGGAGGCCGAGGTCCTCGCCCTGCTGCAGTCCTCGCCTCAGCCGCTGACCCCCGGCGAGGTACTGGAGCGCCTGGACAACGGCCTGGCCTACAGCACGGTGGTGACGGTGCTCTCCCGGATGTTCGACAAGGGGCTGCTCACCCGGTCCAAGCAGGGCCGCGCCTACGCATATGCGCCGGTGACGGACACCCACGGTCTGACTGCCCGCCGGATGCGGCAGGTGCTGGAGTCCGACTCGGACCGCCAGGCGGTGCTGACCCGGTTCGTCGAGGAACTCCCAAGCAGCGACGAGCAGCTGTTGCGGCAGCTTCTCGGCGAGCTCGGCGAGGGGTGA
- a CDS encoding phosphatase PAP2 family protein: protein MTPHPVVQLAFDGSSIDGSLFTTVTDFARDTKWLNTPLSLWTNAGLGVFAVLMLAGWWKARRRDTTTMTFALAVPFAVMAAFAVAEVVKKIVAEVRPCHSLPHDYFVSACPARTDYAFPSGHTTVAAATVAALWLLDRRLAAIAAVFALLEGFTRVYLGDHYPHDVLGAALLAMPVAYLAARILGRIAIPLVTRLSTGALKPVLTAPPAGAHAVR from the coding sequence ATGACGCCCCACCCTGTCGTCCAGCTCGCCTTCGACGGCTCCAGCATCGACGGCTCACTGTTCACCACCGTCACGGATTTCGCCCGGGACACGAAGTGGCTGAACACCCCGCTCAGCCTGTGGACCAATGCCGGGCTCGGCGTGTTCGCGGTGCTGATGCTGGCTGGCTGGTGGAAGGCCCGCCGCCGCGACACCACCACCATGACCTTCGCCCTGGCCGTGCCCTTCGCCGTCATGGCCGCCTTCGCCGTCGCCGAGGTCGTCAAGAAGATCGTCGCGGAGGTACGCCCGTGCCACTCGCTGCCGCACGATTACTTCGTCAGCGCCTGCCCCGCCCGAACCGACTACGCCTTCCCCAGCGGACACACCACCGTCGCCGCCGCGACCGTCGCCGCTCTCTGGCTCCTCGACCGGCGCCTTGCGGCGATCGCCGCCGTCTTCGCCCTCCTGGAGGGCTTCACCCGCGTCTACCTCGGTGACCACTACCCCCACGACGTTCTCGGCGCCGCACTCCTGGCCATGCCGGTCGCCTACCTGGCCGCCCGCATCCTGGGCCGCATCGCCATCCCGCTCGTCACCCGGCTCAGCACCGGCGCACTGAAGCCCGTACTGACCGCGCCTCCAGCCGGCGCCCACGCCGTTCGCTGA
- a CDS encoding DUF1259 domain-containing protein, whose product MSRRSHVKPLAGTAAALLLVAGSGLLVGCGTEAGDGAAGSDMQAAAARTAMQGQAQQPLQTTAADWQSLAAALGRTGTVMKGTVYRVPLPRKDLTVTTQGITIKPGLALGGYATFAKYHDGTMLMGDLVVTEDELPKVTDALQAAGIGQTALHKHLLQQSPAIWWTHVHAMGNPVALAKGLKSALAATAIPPASPPPATQPSIDLDTAGIDKAIGRKGTADGGIYKFSIPRKNTVTDGMHVLPSALGITTGINFQPLGGNRAAINGDFVMTAPEVQQVIRALRKGGTDIVELHNHSLNDQPRLFYMHFWATGDGVTLTKALRPALNATALAPAS is encoded by the coding sequence ATGTCACGCCGTTCGCATGTGAAGCCGCTCGCCGGTACGGCGGCCGCGCTCCTTCTGGTGGCGGGCTCCGGCCTGCTCGTGGGCTGCGGCACCGAGGCGGGAGACGGCGCCGCCGGCAGCGATATGCAGGCAGCCGCGGCACGGACCGCCATGCAAGGTCAGGCCCAGCAGCCCCTCCAGACGACCGCTGCGGACTGGCAGTCGCTCGCCGCCGCCCTCGGCCGCACAGGCACCGTGATGAAGGGCACCGTCTACCGCGTCCCGCTGCCCCGCAAGGACCTCACCGTCACCACCCAGGGCATCACCATCAAGCCGGGCCTCGCGCTCGGCGGCTACGCGACCTTCGCCAAGTACCACGACGGAACCATGCTCATGGGCGACCTGGTCGTCACCGAGGACGAACTGCCCAAGGTCACCGACGCCCTGCAGGCCGCCGGGATCGGGCAGACCGCGCTGCACAAGCACCTGCTCCAGCAGTCCCCGGCCATCTGGTGGACCCACGTCCACGCCATGGGCAATCCGGTCGCCCTGGCCAAGGGCCTGAAGTCGGCGCTGGCCGCCACCGCCATCCCGCCGGCCTCGCCGCCCCCGGCCACACAGCCGTCCATCGACCTGGACACCGCAGGCATCGACAAGGCGATCGGCCGCAAGGGCACCGCCGACGGCGGGATCTACAAGTTCTCCATCCCCCGTAAGAACACCGTCACCGACGGCATGCACGTGCTGCCGTCCGCCCTCGGCATCACCACCGGCATCAACTTCCAGCCGCTGGGCGGCAACAGGGCCGCCATCAACGGCGACTTCGTCATGACCGCACCCGAGGTGCAGCAGGTCATCCGCGCGCTGCGCAAGGGAGGCACCGACATCGTCGAACTCCACAACCACTCCCTGAACGACCAACCGCGCCTCTTCTACATGCACTTCTGGGCCACCGGCGACGGCGTCACCCTGACCAAGGCACTGCGCCCGGCGCTGAACGCGACCGCGCTGGCTCCCGCGTCGTGA
- a CDS encoding CbtA family protein, translated as MNSAIVRTLLVRGMLAGLAAGMLAFGLARVIGEPGVNAGIAYEDAHSHEHEVEIVSRAMQSTAGLATAVLVFGTAVGGIAALAFCFALGRIGRFGARATAALVAGGAFVTVYLVPFLKYPANPPGANDPDTIGKRTTLYFGMIALAVLVGIAAVILGRRLAERYGNWNATVAAAAAFITVIAAAMAFLPTVDEVPKDFPASVLWQFRMASLGIQALLWASFGVIFGFLADRALRPQAADDCEAAATRVPTAI; from the coding sequence ATGAACTCCGCAATCGTGCGGACCCTGCTGGTCCGCGGCATGCTCGCGGGCCTGGCCGCCGGGATGCTCGCCTTCGGGCTCGCACGTGTGATCGGCGAGCCTGGCGTCAACGCGGGTATCGCATACGAGGACGCGCACAGTCACGAGCACGAGGTCGAGATCGTCAGCCGCGCCATGCAGTCGACGGCCGGCCTCGCCACGGCGGTGCTCGTCTTCGGCACCGCCGTGGGCGGTATCGCGGCGCTGGCGTTCTGCTTCGCCCTCGGGCGGATCGGCAGGTTCGGGGCACGGGCCACCGCCGCCCTGGTCGCCGGTGGCGCGTTCGTCACCGTCTACCTGGTGCCGTTCCTGAAGTACCCGGCCAACCCTCCGGGTGCCAACGACCCGGACACCATCGGCAAGCGCACCACGCTGTACTTCGGCATGATCGCCCTGGCCGTGCTCGTCGGCATCGCCGCCGTGATCCTCGGCCGGCGCCTCGCCGAGCGGTACGGCAACTGGAACGCGACCGTCGCCGCAGCGGCCGCCTTCATCACGGTCATCGCGGCGGCCATGGCGTTCCTGCCGACGGTCGACGAAGTGCCCAAGGACTTCCCGGCAAGCGTCCTGTGGCAGTTCCGCATGGCCTCCCTCGGCATCCAAGCCCTGCTGTGGGCGTCCTTCGGAGTGATCTTCGGGTTCCTGGCCGACCGGGCGCTGCGCCCGCAGGCCGCCGACGACTGCGAGGCCGCGGCTACGAGGGTGCCCACCGCCATCTGA
- a CDS encoding CbtB-domain containing protein, with translation MAQSAITSAPLSPPTVAKLPLRAILPWAAFFGLLMLVLLYFVGAEEGATSLLSGAGVHEWVHDGRHLLGFPCH, from the coding sequence ATGGCGCAGTCCGCCATCACCTCTGCTCCGCTCTCCCCGCCCACCGTTGCCAAGCTGCCGCTTCGCGCCATCCTGCCGTGGGCGGCGTTCTTCGGCCTGCTGATGCTGGTCCTGCTGTACTTCGTCGGTGCCGAGGAGGGCGCCACCTCGCTGCTGTCCGGCGCGGGCGTGCACGAGTGGGTGCACGACGGCCGGCACCTGCTCGGCTTCCCCTGCCACTGA
- a CDS encoding histidine phosphatase family protein, with product MTIRLILVTPALGPVAPQVPIDGDVPLDARARQQARDARGVLPPADRYLCAPSRRCTQTAEAFGLEALTEPALRDLELDSWKGRSLDELAATEPEALAAWTTDPTAAPHGGEAVTDLCRRVADWLDGLPDDTGRLLAVADQSVARAAVVHALMTPAQAFWRIDVPPLTCVQLTGRSGRWNLRMR from the coding sequence ATGACGATCCGGCTGATCCTGGTCACCCCCGCCCTGGGACCGGTTGCCCCGCAGGTGCCCATCGACGGAGACGTTCCGCTGGACGCACGTGCGCGGCAACAGGCCCGTGATGCCAGGGGGGTTCTGCCGCCGGCCGACCGCTACCTGTGCGCCCCCTCCCGACGGTGCACGCAGACCGCCGAAGCGTTCGGGCTGGAGGCCCTGACCGAGCCGGCGCTGCGCGATCTGGAGCTGGACAGCTGGAAGGGCCGCAGCCTCGACGAACTGGCCGCGACCGAGCCGGAAGCGCTCGCCGCCTGGACCACGGATCCCACCGCCGCGCCACACGGCGGCGAAGCGGTGACCGATCTGTGCCGGCGGGTCGCCGACTGGCTGGACGGCCTTCCGGACGACACCGGCAGGCTACTCGCCGTCGCGGACCAGTCGGTGGCCCGTGCCGCCGTGGTGCACGCCCTCATGACTCCGGCGCAAGCCTTCTGGCGCATCGACGTGCCTCCGCTGACCTGCGTTCAGCTCACCGGCCGATCCGGACGCTGGAACCTCCGCATGAGATGA
- a CDS encoding class I SAM-dependent methyltransferase gives MSLGHLMHGKRHPDTPGVTIGTPHAYEIFGSLCFVGLRRRAFTRLAELSGAQAGDRVLDVGCGTGYLTRHMAAQVGRDGAVTGVDPSSPVLAYARRRKLRPGSAPCTYKEGIAESLDLPDASFDTVVTSLMLHHLPEELRAAALGEMCRVLRPGGRLLVVEFRPPKSAVGRHLVHGGAGHAMAHNRVDLLDGLIRDAGFEVRGGGDVRPWLTYVQAVRPAVAGDSVS, from the coding sequence ATGTCCCTCGGACACCTGATGCACGGCAAACGCCACCCGGACACCCCCGGCGTGACGATCGGAACCCCTCACGCGTACGAAATCTTCGGCAGTCTGTGCTTCGTCGGCCTCCGCCGCCGAGCCTTCACCCGTCTCGCCGAACTCAGCGGTGCGCAAGCCGGGGACCGCGTCCTGGACGTGGGCTGCGGCACCGGCTACCTGACCCGGCACATGGCCGCCCAGGTGGGCCGCGACGGCGCGGTGACCGGCGTGGATCCCTCATCGCCGGTCCTCGCCTACGCCCGCCGCAGGAAGCTCCGGCCGGGAAGTGCGCCATGTACCTACAAGGAAGGCATCGCCGAGTCCCTCGACCTACCGGACGCCTCGTTCGACACCGTCGTCACCAGCCTGATGCTGCACCACCTGCCGGAGGAGCTCCGGGCTGCGGCGCTGGGAGAGATGTGCCGTGTGCTGCGCCCCGGCGGGCGGCTCCTCGTCGTCGAGTTCCGGCCGCCGAAGAGCGCCGTCGGCCGGCATCTGGTGCACGGCGGAGCGGGGCACGCCATGGCGCACAACCGCGTCGACCTGCTCGACGGCCTCATCCGCGACGCGGGCTTCGAGGTACGGGGTGGCGGCGACGTACGTCCCTGGCTCACGTACGTGCAAGCCGTACGTCCTGCGGTAGCCGGCGATTCCGTCTCGTAG
- a CDS encoding TetR/AcrR family transcriptional regulator, with translation MTESHPRTRTRLPAAERRASILAAATEVFSETGYQRGKVSDIARRVGVTEPVVFQNFGSKSALYQAALDHATEAVSALLNRAADSGRPVPEVLATFLDPAHMDRFHQPGSHGFLFADAAALAHDPALGEALRQVHRHFADTLADLLRRGQSVGTIRDDVEPHTAAWWLVSLLAGRAFRTAVVPDRDRVEAELTDMALRSLLPEKREKPLSP, from the coding sequence GTGACCGAGTCCCACCCCCGTACGCGGACGCGCCTGCCCGCCGCCGAACGCCGCGCGTCGATCCTCGCGGCGGCCACGGAGGTCTTCTCCGAGACCGGCTACCAGCGCGGCAAGGTCTCCGACATCGCCAGACGCGTCGGCGTCACCGAACCGGTGGTCTTCCAGAACTTCGGCTCCAAGTCCGCGCTGTACCAGGCTGCTCTCGACCACGCCACCGAGGCGGTGTCCGCACTGCTGAACCGGGCGGCCGACTCCGGTCGCCCGGTCCCCGAGGTGCTCGCGACCTTCCTCGATCCGGCCCACATGGACCGCTTCCACCAGCCCGGCTCACACGGATTCCTCTTCGCGGATGCTGCGGCCCTGGCTCACGACCCGGCGCTCGGCGAAGCCCTCCGCCAGGTCCACCGGCACTTCGCCGACACGCTCGCCGACCTGCTTCGGCGCGGCCAGAGCGTCGGCACCATCCGCGACGACGTCGAGCCGCACACCGCAGCCTGGTGGCTCGTATCCCTCCTGGCGGGCCGCGCGTTCCGCACGGCGGTCGTTCCCGACCGCGACAGGGTGGAGGCCGAGTTGACGGACATGGCGCTGCGGTCGTTGCTGCCCGAGAAGCGTGAGAAGCCGCTGAGCCCCTGA